The following coding sequences lie in one Nerophis lumbriciformis linkage group LG02, RoL_Nlum_v2.1, whole genome shotgun sequence genomic window:
- the pde10a gene encoding cAMP and cAMP-inhibited cGMP 3',5'-cyclic phosphodiesterase 10A isoform X4: protein MEDGPSSTSCFRRLTDCFLGASLTDEKVKAYLSLHPQMLDEFVLESVSAETLDRWLRRKTSSRPADDASPKEVTRYQDANMQGVVYELNSYMEQRLDTGGDNKLLLYELCNIIKTATKADGFALYFLGECNNTLCLFTPTMVKGGPPSLIPSGPITFGTTIAAHVAKTRKTLLVEDIIGDERFPDGTGQDSGIRVHSVLCLPILTAIGDLIAILELQRQLGKEPFNLSHQEVATANLAWASVAIHQVQVCRGLAKQTELNDFLLDVSKTYFDNIVAIDSLLEHIMIYAKNLVNADRCALFQVDQNNKELYSDLFDIGEEKEGKPVFRKTKEIRFSIEKGIAGQVARTGEVLNIPDAYADPRFNREVDLKTGYTTRNILCMPIVSRGTVIGVVQMVNKLSGSAFTKTDENNFKMFAVFCALALHCANMYHRIRHSECIYRVTMEKLSYHSICTSEEWKTLTQLNLPTPIYKEIEMFHFDISPFEEIWPAVFIYMVHNSCGKTSFELEKLCRFTMSVRKNYRRVPYHNWKHAVTVAHCMYAILQKTSGVFTELEKKGLLIACLCHDLDHRGYSNTYLQKFDHPLAALYSTSTMEQHHFSQTVSILQLEGHNIFSNLTSSEYEQVLEIIRKAIIATDLALYFNNHQQLSELLNSGVLDLSNHSHRDRVIGLMMTACDLCSVTKQWQITRLTANDIYAEFWAEGDEMKKIGMQPISMMDRDKKDEVPQGQVGFYNAVAIPCYTTLTELFPPSSPLLKACKENLGQWEKIAHGEVEDVVPSRPSDSGPVKVDN from the exons ATGACGCGTCACCTAAGGAAGTCACCAGG TACCAGGATGCAAACATGCAGGGCGTGGTGTATGAACTCAACAGCTACATGGAGCAACGCCTGGACACTGGAGGAGACAACAAGCTATTGCTCTATGAGCTCTGCAACATCATTAAAACAG CAACAAAAGCTGATGGATTTGCACTTTACTTTTTGGGAGAATGCAACAAT ACTTTATGTTTGTTCACCCCAACGATGGTCAAGGGTGGTCCCCCAAGCCTCATCCCCTCGGGCCCCATCACATTTGGAACAACCATTGCAGCTCATGTCGCCAAGACTCGCAAAACACTTTTAGTAGAAGACATCATTGGG GACGAGCGCTTCCCAGACGGCACAGGGCAGGACTCAGGGATCCGCGTTCATTCTGTCTTGTGCCTCCCCATCCTTACTGCCATCGGGGACCTCATTGCCATCCTGGAGCTGCAACGGCAGTTGGGCAAAGAGCCCTTCAACCTCAGCCACCAGGAG gttGCAACAGCTAACCTAGCGTGGGCGTCCGTTGCCATTCATCAAGTGCAG GTGTGCCGAGGCCTCGCCAAGCAGACCGAGCTAAATGACTTCCTACTAGATGTGTCAAA AACATACTTTGATAACATTGTGGCAATAGATTCTCTACttgaacatattatg ATATATGCAAAAAACCTGGTGAATGCCGACAGGTGTGCACTCTTCCAGGTCGATCAAAACAACAAAGAACTGTATTCTGACCTGTTTGATATTGGCGAAGAGAAAGAAGGCAAGCCGGTCTTTAGGAAAACCAAAGAAATTAG GTTTTCTATAGAGAAAGGAATAGCTGGCCAAGTGGCTCGGACAGGGGAAGTCTTAAATATCCCAGATGCCTATGCAGACCCACGGTTCAACCG AGAGGTGGACCTCAAAACCGGCTACACCACGCGAAACATCCTGTGCATGCCCATCGTGAGCAGGGGGACTGTTATTGGTGTGGTGCAGATGGTGAACAAGTTAAGCGGAAGTGCCTTCACTAAAACGGATGAGAACAACTTTAAGATGTTTGCTGTCTTTTGTGCCCTGGCCTTACACTGTGCAAAT ATGTACCACCGAATTCGTCACTCTGAATGCATTTACAGAGTGACAATGGAAAAACTGTCTTATCACAGCATCTGCACCTCAGAAGAATGGAAAACGCTCACTCAGCTCAACCTTCCCACTCCCATTTATAAAGAGATTGAAAT GTTCCACTTTGACATAAGTCCCTTTGAGGAGATCTGGCCTGCAGTCTTCATCTACATGGTTCACAATTCCTGTGGAAAGACCAG CTTTGAGCTGGAGAAACTGTGTCGATTCACCATGTCTGTTCGCAAGAACTACCGGCGTGTGCCCTACCACAACTGGAAGCACGCGGTGACTGTGGCCCACTGCATGTACGCCATCCTACAGAAAACCTCTGGGGTCTTCACAGAGCTAGAG AAGAAGGGACTGTTGATAGCATGCCTGTGCCATGATCTGGACCATCGTGGGTACAGCAACACGTATCTGCAGAAGTTCGACCACCCGTTGGCTGCTCTATACTCCACCTCCACTATGGAGCAGCACCACTTCTCTCAGACTGTCTCCATTCTGCAG CTGGAAGGGCACAATATTTTCTCCAACCTGACTTCCAGCGAGTACGAGCAGGTGCTGGAGATCATCCGGAAGGCCATCATTGCCACAGACCTGGCCCTTTATTTCAACAACCACCAGCAGCTGTCAGAGCTTCTCAACTCAGGTGTGCTGGATCTTAGCAACCACTCGCACAG GGACCGTGTGATTGGTCTAATGATGACAGCATGTGACCTGTGTTCTGTGACCAAGCAATGGCAGATCACGCGACTCACAGCCAACGACATCTACGCCGAGTTCTGGGCCGAG GGAGATGAGATGAAGAAGATTGGGATGCAGCCCATCTCAATGATGGACAGAGACAAGAAAGATGAGGTTCCTCAAGGCCAA GTGGGATTCTACAACGCTGTAGCAATTCCATGTTATACGACGCTAACAGAGCTTTTCCCTCCATCCAGTCCACTTCTAAAAGCGTGCAA GGAGAACCTGGGTCAGTGGGAGAAGATCGCTCATGGCGAGGTGGAGGATGTCGTTCCGAGCCGGCCTTCTGATTCAGGTCCTGTCAAGGTGGACAACTGA
- the pde10a gene encoding cAMP and cAMP-inhibited cGMP 3',5'-cyclic phosphodiesterase 10A isoform X3: MEDGPSSTSCFRRLTDCFLGASLTDEKVKAYLSLHPQMLDEFVLESVSAETLDRWLRRKTSSRPADDASPKEVTRQYQDANMQGVVYELNSYMEQRLDTGGDNKLLLYELCNIIKTATKADGFALYFLGECNNTLCLFTPTMVKGGPPSLIPSGPITFGTTIAAHVAKTRKTLLVEDIIGDERFPDGTGQDSGIRVHSVLCLPILTAIGDLIAILELQRQLGKEPFNLSHQEVATANLAWASVAIHQVQVCRGLAKQTELNDFLLDVSKTYFDNIVAIDSLLEHIMIYAKNLVNADRCALFQVDQNNKELYSDLFDIGEEKEGKPVFRKTKEIRFSIEKGIAGQVARTGEVLNIPDAYADPRFNREVDLKTGYTTRNILCMPIVSRGTVIGVVQMVNKLSGSAFTKTDENNFKMFAVFCALALHCANMYHRIRHSECIYRVTMEKLSYHSICTSEEWKTLTQLNLPTPIYKEIEMFHFDISPFEEIWPAVFIYMVHNSCGKTSFELEKLCRFTMSVRKNYRRVPYHNWKHAVTVAHCMYAILQKTSGVFTELEKKGLLIACLCHDLDHRGYSNTYLQKFDHPLAALYSTSTMEQHHFSQTVSILQLEGHNIFSNLTSSEYEQVLEIIRKAIIATDLALYFNNHQQLSELLNSGVLDLSNHSHRDRVIGLMMTACDLCSVTKQWQITRLTANDIYAEFWAEGDEMKKIGMQPISMMDRDKKDEVPQGQVGFYNAVAIPCYTTLTELFPPSSPLLKACKENLGQWEKIAHGEVEDVVPSRPSDSGPVKVDN; encoded by the exons ATGACGCGTCACCTAAGGAAGTCACCAGG CAGTACCAGGATGCAAACATGCAGGGCGTGGTGTATGAACTCAACAGCTACATGGAGCAACGCCTGGACACTGGAGGAGACAACAAGCTATTGCTCTATGAGCTCTGCAACATCATTAAAACAG CAACAAAAGCTGATGGATTTGCACTTTACTTTTTGGGAGAATGCAACAAT ACTTTATGTTTGTTCACCCCAACGATGGTCAAGGGTGGTCCCCCAAGCCTCATCCCCTCGGGCCCCATCACATTTGGAACAACCATTGCAGCTCATGTCGCCAAGACTCGCAAAACACTTTTAGTAGAAGACATCATTGGG GACGAGCGCTTCCCAGACGGCACAGGGCAGGACTCAGGGATCCGCGTTCATTCTGTCTTGTGCCTCCCCATCCTTACTGCCATCGGGGACCTCATTGCCATCCTGGAGCTGCAACGGCAGTTGGGCAAAGAGCCCTTCAACCTCAGCCACCAGGAG gttGCAACAGCTAACCTAGCGTGGGCGTCCGTTGCCATTCATCAAGTGCAG GTGTGCCGAGGCCTCGCCAAGCAGACCGAGCTAAATGACTTCCTACTAGATGTGTCAAA AACATACTTTGATAACATTGTGGCAATAGATTCTCTACttgaacatattatg ATATATGCAAAAAACCTGGTGAATGCCGACAGGTGTGCACTCTTCCAGGTCGATCAAAACAACAAAGAACTGTATTCTGACCTGTTTGATATTGGCGAAGAGAAAGAAGGCAAGCCGGTCTTTAGGAAAACCAAAGAAATTAG GTTTTCTATAGAGAAAGGAATAGCTGGCCAAGTGGCTCGGACAGGGGAAGTCTTAAATATCCCAGATGCCTATGCAGACCCACGGTTCAACCG AGAGGTGGACCTCAAAACCGGCTACACCACGCGAAACATCCTGTGCATGCCCATCGTGAGCAGGGGGACTGTTATTGGTGTGGTGCAGATGGTGAACAAGTTAAGCGGAAGTGCCTTCACTAAAACGGATGAGAACAACTTTAAGATGTTTGCTGTCTTTTGTGCCCTGGCCTTACACTGTGCAAAT ATGTACCACCGAATTCGTCACTCTGAATGCATTTACAGAGTGACAATGGAAAAACTGTCTTATCACAGCATCTGCACCTCAGAAGAATGGAAAACGCTCACTCAGCTCAACCTTCCCACTCCCATTTATAAAGAGATTGAAAT GTTCCACTTTGACATAAGTCCCTTTGAGGAGATCTGGCCTGCAGTCTTCATCTACATGGTTCACAATTCCTGTGGAAAGACCAG CTTTGAGCTGGAGAAACTGTGTCGATTCACCATGTCTGTTCGCAAGAACTACCGGCGTGTGCCCTACCACAACTGGAAGCACGCGGTGACTGTGGCCCACTGCATGTACGCCATCCTACAGAAAACCTCTGGGGTCTTCACAGAGCTAGAG AAGAAGGGACTGTTGATAGCATGCCTGTGCCATGATCTGGACCATCGTGGGTACAGCAACACGTATCTGCAGAAGTTCGACCACCCGTTGGCTGCTCTATACTCCACCTCCACTATGGAGCAGCACCACTTCTCTCAGACTGTCTCCATTCTGCAG CTGGAAGGGCACAATATTTTCTCCAACCTGACTTCCAGCGAGTACGAGCAGGTGCTGGAGATCATCCGGAAGGCCATCATTGCCACAGACCTGGCCCTTTATTTCAACAACCACCAGCAGCTGTCAGAGCTTCTCAACTCAGGTGTGCTGGATCTTAGCAACCACTCGCACAG GGACCGTGTGATTGGTCTAATGATGACAGCATGTGACCTGTGTTCTGTGACCAAGCAATGGCAGATCACGCGACTCACAGCCAACGACATCTACGCCGAGTTCTGGGCCGAG GGAGATGAGATGAAGAAGATTGGGATGCAGCCCATCTCAATGATGGACAGAGACAAGAAAGATGAGGTTCCTCAAGGCCAA GTGGGATTCTACAACGCTGTAGCAATTCCATGTTATACGACGCTAACAGAGCTTTTCCCTCCATCCAGTCCACTTCTAAAAGCGTGCAA GGAGAACCTGGGTCAGTGGGAGAAGATCGCTCATGGCGAGGTGGAGGATGTCGTTCCGAGCCGGCCTTCTGATTCAGGTCCTGTCAAGGTGGACAACTGA